The following are encoded in a window of Astyanax mexicanus isolate ESR-SI-001 chromosome 6, AstMex3_surface, whole genome shotgun sequence genomic DNA:
- the LOC103036307 gene encoding terminal nucleotidyltransferase 4A: MDPRLAWIQPEQKGPANALWMRVWETSQGMRTGSGTGTNRAGSPTMASGLPKASLAVVPPVTLPGFAGHHHPHHLSNGSAVSSSFCPPVENPAAGERKAPQKDGSVSPAESADSETDSPRSDSLGTWAKLNFNFAEHLHNINNHLRHRRLQQQQQLHSHTLPPHFHRHFPSPDLQQNLQQARKKGDNKASTYGFNYLLSHSNTNHFCSGTPWKKRRYGPGVNGLHEEIVDFYDFMSPRPQEEAMRRDVVNRIETVIKNLWPTANVQIFGSFSYGLYLPTSDIDLVVFGKWERPPLQQLDQALRQQNLAEPFSIKILDKATVPIIKLTDRETEVKVDISFNVETGVKAARFIKDHLKKYSVLPYLIFVLKQFLLQRDLNEVFTGGISSYCLILMAISFLQLHPRIDCRGTNINLGILLIEFFELYGRNFNYLKTGIRVKNGGAYLAKEEISKAMTNGHRPSMLCIEDPNLPGNDVGRSSYGAMHVKQVFDYAYIVLSHAVSPLARSYPNKEMDSTLGRILRLTQEVIDYREWIMQKWGDRHNARINRCLVQFEADPEEQQRDSSSPQSADSIMSLSSPQQHSSSSSSSSSSSVSSLSGSDIDSDSVPCGIKQLQASQTSTLPSTQPRPQGRTNPSDMVSSAKGQLRKLLPETMVVPPPLPSRPACMDGCVPFSASYWLPPTVASPVYLSPLPGSHHQHYAKFNNGQRFVLKGPPHNGGFEPSVMPGPRPHPPQHNRNSWRRRRRDTAPSSLNR; encoded by the exons ATGGACCCGAGGCTCGCCTGGATCCAGCCCGAGCAGAAAGGACCCGCTAACGCTTTGTGGATGCGTGTGTGGGAAACCTCGCAGGGCATGCGGACCGGTAGCGGCACCGGGACGAACCGGGCCGGGTCGCCCACCATGGCGTCCGGTTTGCCGAAAGCCAGCCTTGCCGTGGTCCCGCCGGTAACGTTACCGGGCTTCGCCGGCCACCACCATCCCCACCACCTCTCTAACGGCAGCGCCGTCTCTTCCAGCTTCTGCCCGCCAGTGGAGAACCCTGCAGCCGGCGAGAGGAAAGCGCCCCAGAAGGACGGTTCTGTGTCCCCGGCCGAGTCCGCGGACTCGGAGACGGACAGTCCCAGGTCGGACTCCTTAGGAACTTGGGCCAAACTTAATTTTAACTTCGCCGAGCATTTACACAACATTAACAACCACTTACGCCACCGccgcctccagcagcagcagcagctccactcCCACACTCTCCCACCACACTTTCACCGGCACTTTCCCTCACCAGACCTCCAGCAGAACCTCCAGCAGGCCAGGAAGAAAGGTGACAACAAGGCGAGCACCTACGGCTTCAACTACCTGCTCTCCCATTCCAACACTAACCACTTCTGTTCAGGAACGCCGTGGAAGAAGAGGAGATACGGCCCTGGCGTTAACgg GTTACATGAAGAGATAGTGGACTTCTACGATTTCATGTCTCCACGGCCGCAGGAAGAGGCCATGAGGAGAGATGTGGTCAACCGTATTGAGACTGTGATCAAAAACCTGTGGCCTACAGCTAAT gtccaaatatTTGGCAGCTTCAGTTATGGACTGTACCTCCCAACAAG TGACATTGACCTGGTGGTGTTTGGGAAGTGGGAGCGACCACCTCTTCAGCAGCTTGATCAGGCCCTAAGGCAGCAGAACTTGGCAGAGCCTTTCTCAATCAAAATTCTGGATAAAGCTACA GTTCCTATTATAAAACTGACTGACAGAGAAACAGAGGTGAAAGTTGACATCAGCTTTAATGTGGAGACTGGGGTCAAAGCTGCTCGCTTTATTAAAGACCACTTGAag AAATACTCTGTGCTGCCATATCTGATCTTTGTTTTGAAGCAATTCCTGCTGCAGAGAGATCTAAATGAAGTGTTTACTGGAGGCATCAGTTCCTACTGCCTCATTTTAATGGCCATCAGCTTCTTACAG CTCCACCCTAGAATCGACTGCAGGGGCACTAATATCAATCTGGGCATTTTGCTCATCGAGTTTTTTGAGTTGTACGGGAGGAATTTTAACTACTTGAAAACGGGCATCCGTGTGAAGAATGGAGGGGCATACCTGGCCAAAGAAGAGATTTCTAAAGCCATGACCAATGGACACAGACCCTCAATGCTGTGTATTGAGGACCCAAACCTACCAG GTAACGATGTGGGTCGCAGCTCCTACGGTGCCATGCATGTCAAGCAGGTATTCGACTACGCTTACATCGTCCTCAGTCACGCTGTCTCTCCTCTGGCTCGCTCCTATCCCAACAAAGAAATGGACAG CACGCTAGGGCGGATACTCCGACTGACCCAGGAGGTGATTGACTACAGGGAGTGGATCATGCAGAAGTGGGGAGACCGACACAACGCCAGGATAAACCGCTGTC TTGTACAGTTTGAAGCTGATCCTGAGGAGCAACAGAGAGACTCCTCATCTCCTCAGAGCGCCGATTCAATCATGTCTCTGTCCAGCCCTCAACAGCACTCTTCCTCCtcgtcttcctcctcctcctcctccgtttCATCCCTTTCAGGAAGTGACATT GACTCTGACTCAGTCCCCTGTGGAATCAAGCAGCTTCAAGCTTCCCAGACATCCACCCTGCCTAGCACCCAGCCGAGGCCACAGGGCAGGACGAATCCATCTGACATGGTTTCATCCGCCAAGGGACAG CTGCGAAAACTACTTCCTGAGACCATGGTGGTGCCGCCACCATTGCCAAGCAGGCCAGCGTGCATGGATGGGTGTGTCCCCTTTAGCGCCAGCTACTGGCTGCCCCCCACCGTGGCCTCTCCTGTCTACCTCAGCCCCCTTCCGGGCTCCCACCACCAGCACTACGCCAAG